In the genome of Torulaspora globosa chromosome 2, complete sequence, the window GCTTAGaatttcatcgaagaacttggcAACATCATTCCTTGTGTTCTGACCCCTCAAAACCTTCATCACACGGTTGTTGTTCGCGCTCACTTTACTTGCGCTATAAGGCATTTCTAGGACTTCGTCCTCCATGCCATTTGGGATCACATCACCTAGTGCTATAACCTTTCTAATGTCCTCAGGTATAGTGGCAGCATCAGCATTCCCCTTCAGAAATCGGTGGCTTCGTAGTCGCTTCATAATAGTGTTTAGGACCACATATGGTTCAGGCCAATTGATGTCGTTGCGAAGAACGTCAAAAGGATATTTCCTGAGCCTGAACTTGGCGACGTAGATGGCCAGCAGTGGGTATTCAGCAAAGGAATCAGGGACGTTCATCCATCGACGCATTGAAATGATACATGATCTTCAGGGCTGTAAGCGACCCGATGTGGtaagaggaagaagcattATGACAAATAAGCTAGAACCTCTTTGTTTGTTGGCTGGTCTTTTGGTCTAGTTGGTGATGCCCAAGCCGGAGTGCTTGTCAAAAGGCCTAAAGGAGGGCCTGTACGTATCCTGTTTGCCATTATAGTCTTCTCCTGACAAAAGTCTTATAGAAAGTTAGAGGCAAGGATTGTCGCGAAAGTCTTGAAAACAATTTCATTTCCTGTGCGAGACTAAAGGTGACCTTCTCTCTACCATCCCTGGGAAACTCAAGCAGGTATTTGCGGAAAGCAGAATATTTGACAAAATCACCCGCAGTTGAGTTGAGAAAGGGACAAGACTGCAGGGCAGTACGAGAAAAGGCTTGACATTGTGCACGTCGATCCAGCTGTAATGTGGAATCCTTGACTGCCCAAGTTTCATTTCGGCGCTTTGCAGGATTCCTACGAAAAATTTACTCCCGCCGCCTAGTCTGCCACAACCAGGATCATTTTCAGGTTGTCCGGTCTATGACACAGGATTATTATTAAATGAACCTGACGGGTAATATATTGTAAATATGCCTATTTCATTTTAAATCTATATTGTAGGCGGTAGTCCATTGATATGTCAAGCCATCTTCCGTCCGCTACGGGTAGCGGGTTCAGCAAGCCGTGCTGGCGTGGCCTATGGGATTTGATCAACTGATATTGGACGTAAGGTTGTGTGGTGTACTGGTCAATCGAATGTTGTAACTTTGGCCAGTAGCACATGGGGGCTATTTTCCCTAGTGTGACTCTAACGCCGAAGTGTCCACCGAACAAGGTGTGGTCGTGGTATAACTTCATGACTTCATCTTGGTATTTCCTAGGAACAACAATACGATCTCGGTAGTAAATCAAACCATTGTTCGAGATTCAGGAAAGCCGGTAATTTTGTTTGGTGCATTCATCTCTGGAAGGCGCTTTTTGTCGCTTAACCTACTGAGGCCTCCCTTGGCTCCTAGATCTTTTTACTCGGCGGTTGTTGGAACCGGAGACTGTTGAGACGGTTGTGTCCTCGTCGCCTTGGTCAATGTCCGGTACGCGATCGGTTGTAATACAGGTCCGTATTACCAGATTAGCTTAATGGGTTAGAATGTGTATCTTGAGTAGCTTCTTGGCTAAGGTTATCAGGCGTGGAAATCAATCTAttatctctttcaaggTGGTCAGTTTGTGGAGCCGTACAATATTCTGTGTTGACGACTTGAGGCATCGGAAATAGTGAGCTATCGCCAACTTCTCAATAGTATGGCTTTTTGGGAATCTTATCCtagttctttttgaactgCTCGTTAAAATTGTTCGATTCCCAGCTTTTCTTGGGAAAACATAATGATGCTGTTGAGTATCCCACAAACGTCGGGCTCCTTCTAGAAGTGATTTGGAAATGCTTCCGTGAAGTCATCGAATGACACATCCTGATAGTTTTCAGCCCATTCTGCGGCTGGACCGCTAAGGTGTTTCGTGAAATAAGCAACACGGGCGACTTCATTATGCCATTGCCATTGACCAATCTGATGTCAGCTTTTTTATCAGGACAATACTATTGAATATTGCTTCTCCGTTGATGGCTTTTATGATTGGTTGGTTCCCTCGGTTCTCTTACTGTGTTCACGACTTCTAACCTTTGTTATACTTGGACATCCAGCTCAGCATGAGTTTGTATCAGTTCTAGATACAATATCTTCTCCCCTCTCGGGATCCCCTTGAGATTCATAGAGTTGTCGGAAGTTGGCAAGCACTGATTTGCGGATGTTGTCAGGGACCTTGGCGAATTACTTTTCGGAGTATTCAACAGTCATTGTCGGGTCTACGTCCCGCATACGGCATAAGTAGACATGATGCGTAGTGTCAAAAACGGGCACTGAGCCCAGTCTTGAGAAAAATCAACTACGTCTGCATTTCTAAAAAAAGAAAGCAACCTCTCAAGCGTTACTGCAAGACAAAGTTTTACTCTCTATATACGGCACTTGCCTCTATTACCTGGTAAATATGTTCTTCGCATGTTCTTCCCACAAACGGACCCCTAAAAAACCGGGCCGCGTGATGACAATACTTCGCACGCCAGCGGAAATACTCCGAAACTTTACCCGGGAATCATTCTTGGTCACGCGATGCCATGCAGGGTCTTCCCctaaattagccgccgaaggGAGTTTGTCTTCTCGCTGATAACGTGTTGGGATCGGGAAAGTCATGGATTAGTTTGAGCGCTCCGCCAGATCGGACTTCATCGATCTCTATCTCCTATCTTATTTGTTATTGTTATCGCGATTTTGCCGCATATCCGGTGTAATATTTGTCAGCAGGATTCGAATTCCCGCAAATCCCAATATTACCTCCCAGGTGTAACATCAACACATTTGCCGTCTTAAGAAGCCTACGCCGCTTTGCGTGGAGAATACACTGGTTCTGGACAGCCTGCTGTGCTAATTGATATCAATATTGACTTTATCACCAGTTCATCTGTCTTCCGTGAAATATCAAGTTTGTTAGCGAATCCGGTTAGGCATTTTTTCATAAAAATTCATTTTTGTTGATATCCTTTAGTTGAATATGCGCTTTatttttgagaaactatTGAATTTCAATGAATTGTATGTAGCTCTTTGTTGACGCCAAACTTCCAAAATGCTGCTGAGAATCTCAAGCTTAACAAAATGCCGTTAGATATCTAATGATTCTCGGCTCTAATGCAACTCACAAGAACCGACTACGATTATTAGTAAgcaaagaagctcaagagaTCGCTTTGTGACAGATACCAAGTATAAtaatgctgagaaagatgcCCACATTATGGGAGTTTGCGCATCGTTAGTTCCTCCACCCTCCAAGGATTTCCTAGCTGTgtcttgatgaaagtttTGATTGTATTGGCACATCCTGAAAAAGCCTCTTTAACCAGTTCTCTGGCCATGTTGGCCAAAGAGACTTTCGAATCGCAAGGAGATGAAGTTAAGGTTAGTGATCTTTACGGTCTTGGTTGGAAGAGCAATGTCGATAAAGAAGATTTCCCCGGAAATAATTCGGACAGACTTTTTGTCTGCGACGCctccaagaaagctacGCGATCAAATAGCCTAACCGAAGATGTCgtggaagaacaaaaaaaattacTTTGGTGTGACACATTGTTTTTGGTGTTTCCGCTTTGGTGGTTCTCAATGCCTGCAATTCTCAAAGGCTGGGTGGAGAGAGTCTTCTCCTACGGAGTAGGCTATGGAGTTGGCGTTCACGATAGTACCCATTGGGGTGATAGATATGGCGAAGGGACTTTTGCGGGGAAAAAAGCTATGGTTATAACTCTTGCTGGAGGCTGGGAGTCTCATTACAGCGCGAGGGGCATAAACGGTCCAATAGAAGACCTTTTGTTTCCTATAAACCATGGAATTTTGTATTATTCGGGATTTGATGTTCTGCCACCACTTGTTGCATACCGTTCAGATTCGGTTGATGAtagttctttcaaaaagctgTCTCTTAAGTTAAAAGAAAGGATTATTTCTCTTCAGGAAACGAAACCAATCGCATATAAGAGGCAAAATTATGGTGACTACACGATACCAGCTCTTGAACTTAAGGGCGACATCGGATGTGGATGTGGAGGTTTCAGTTTGCATATTAAAAACTGATAATTCGACTTAACCTTTGAGGTTACTGGTTCTTTTAGATTAGATTTTTTCGCAGTACTATTAAAAAATGATAAATACTGATAATCTTAACAGCGATAGAAGTGAAAGACCTGATTGATGTATGTGATAGCCTCAATCAGTCTGACAGTGCTCCTGAAGGTGGCTACGGGACTCTAAGCGTATGAAAACTCTACGATTTGTGATGACAGAAACAAATTTGTATCCCCCAGTGCTATGCCAGATGACATAGGCAGCTTGCACGCCCAGTGGAACTTCACTATGTTCCAACGATGGGCACAAAATAATAAGCCCCGTCGTCAGCTCGGACATTAGACTGATGAAGCGGCAATAGCGCCTATCCTACAACTATTTTATTCAGCCGCTGAATGACAGGACCGGGAGAATCATGATTATGTCACATAGAAGCTTTGTTGCAGACTCGTGATTGAAAGTACTACCTAGCAATGGAGAAGCCACCGATGGTGGGACTGGTGACCTCTTTCACGTGTGATAGTCATGAGGAGCAGGTACGGCCTCTAATGGATACTCAGATCCGGAAAATAATTTCTTCATAACCAGAGGCAGATTTGAACCCCCTTGATGCCTTGAAATAATCATGACTTAAGGGGCACGGCATGCTAACTGCCAAATTCTCTATCAGTACCCTGTGATTGTTGCTGCAAGTTCAAGTAATGCTTCCCAATTAGATTTAGTTCTGGGTAGCATAAGCCAGCGATGGCTGACCATCACAAGCGAGGAAGCAAAATCATCTTACAGGTCGTGGGTGCTTCAGACTTCGATCGTATGGGACACCCACGAAATTACGGGTTCATCGAGATCCCTTTACGGAAGAGCGTACGCTTTCAAGGGAGATGAAATACAGGTCCGGAACAACAGTCCATTTTGGGAGCGATCCATCTACGGAATTGGGAAACCCTGGTAAATTCCAATCGTTGAAAAAACTGGCTGAAACATATTATACATCGGACTGGCGAATTTGCTTTCAAATAGAGCAAAATGTGTACCAGTAGGCATATTTCTTAAACTCGCCACCATGCATTGGCCTCTTGACGATCGATACGCCTAAACATAAACACCAGTGGCGCTATCTGAGCACCTCGAAGAGTGTTTCTGTGGTACGTCTGGCATCGCTACTTATAGAGGGAGTTCTATTTGCTGTAAATACAAGACCTCCATGTTAGTAGCATATTTGGCTGGTTGTCTTTCTATGCTTTAAATTGAAGGGCCTCCACAACCGAAATACCTGATGTAGATCAAAACTTAAAAACGAGACAGCGCGAGCAACGCCGCAAGATCTTTATCCTAAAAAACTCCCGGAAGCCCCAGCACACTTGTAGGTTAACTCTTCCGCTTTTCAATCCGCCCTGTATGGTTTACTTACTACTTACATGAGAAATCTGCGTCGTGCttcaatcatttgaactgcaaagaatcaaagttTAGCTTGTAAGAAGCGGCCGAGGCAAAGGGAAGCTTGCCGGAAATCGCTGGATCCTCGCCGACAAAATTGTTTGGGAACCCGATATCAAAGGGTACAACACTCTCGAGGTAGCTGACTTGCTCTGAAGTCAGCTTGATCGACAAAGCGGCAATGTtatctttcaaatgctcaACCTTTCTGCCTCCCACAAGCGGGAAGACGTTAGTTCCCTTGGACCTGACATACGCAAGCGCAATGGCTGTGATGGAATGCGTGCCATGCTCTTTGGCAACATTTTCCAAAGCGGAACTGATCTTCACTTCCTGCTCAGTCTGCTCAGGAGGCTGAACAAACGACCGCAATTTCTCTCCACGGTCTTTACGCTTCTCGATAGATTCTTTGGTCTGGAACCTTCCcccaccaagaacatccCAGGGCACAAGCGCCATACCAAAATGCCTGGCCATTGGGAGAATCTCCCTTTCGAAATCTCTGAGCATCACATTCCATCTTCCCTGATAAACACTGAAGGGCGTCTTACCATGCGACACAGCGTAATAGTTAGCGGCAGACACGACCCATGCTGGTGTGTCAGAAGCCCCTAGGTACAACACTTTACCCTGCTGCACCAGAACGTGCAAGCTATCCATCAACTCCTCTATCGAAGTCATATGGTCCCACCAGTGAACATACAAGATATCGATCCAGTCCgtcttcagcttcttcagagagTCGCGCACACTTACGTGTAGACTGCGCCTATTGTTTCCACAAAAATTCGCACTCCTGCCTTTGCCCACTTCGTAGGATTTGTAATCGGTTGTAAACTTTGTAGCGATCACCAGCTGGTCGCGAACTTTCCTAGACTCCATCCATTCGCCAAGCCAAGCTTCGGACTCTTCATTCTGGTAGTTGTTCGCCGTGTCGATAAAGTTCCCTCCCGCTTCGTAGTATGCGTCAAGCAATTTGAAGCTACTCTCCTTGTCCATTGATCCCAAAGCCTCAGACCATGCTTGCCCAATCGACATAGCTCCAAGGACCAAAGGAGAAACTTTGATACCAGCGGTTTTCGATAAAAGGTTCAAGCGGCCCAACTCGGTAGGAGGTTCAGGTGCAGGGGCAAACAAATCAGACATGATGATATAATTCGGTAGTAATTAGATGGTTATCTCTCCAACTAGCCCAACTACCACTGACAGACGAGACGTATCCTTTTTATATGATTCTCACCAAAGCACATTCTCCAAAACTCCCTAAGGGTTAGGTATCCACGAACTTCGCTTACTAAGAGACTCGGTTGACCTCTCTCCGTGGAACATTCAGTTACTGCTAGCCTCTGCTCACTCTTTCCTGAGTTAACTTCTACATGCGTCAAAAACCCCTAAGTAGTCGTACCGTGGAACTGTTCAGTTATTCGCTCACAACAAGCTCCTAATACCTCGCCAATCGACCAACCCGTGACAGTGTATTGCTGGTAGGTCGAGTTTGCCAAGCCCCCCTTGAAATCGCTTGGATGTTGATATTCTTCCACGGAAGTAAATGCTGAAACGCTGACTGAGCCTGGCAACTCAAAGCTTACAACGGCGGGCGCATACTAGGTGTAGTCTACCTGTCAATCAAGTCCTTCAATCCAGAAGGTTGAAACTTGTCATTGGCCGATGTTCGAACGAGAAGGCTCGATAGATCATTGATAGAACATAACTAAGCTGATTCCACCACCGATCGAGTTGCGGTGCTTCACTGCAGATCCGGAAGTTGAAGGTGCTAGCTACAAGTTAAAGCACTATATGGGAACATGGCGGTTTCAAAGCGATAGGTATCCCGCCTAGCACCCGAGATCTTGGTATTACTCGACGAATAATCATCGATCAGTGTTCAACTGCGCGCAATAATTCAGAAAAAAAGATTAACCTTCAGGAACTATATCACTGTTGCTATGTGTATGACATTGAAATATTTCTTAGCGATTTAATTGTCGTGCCGACTTCCGCGCGCACTCATAGGCTCCTACGTCAAGCCTACAACTTCccatccttcttcaagatttgcGCAGCCGTGTCATCGACGGTTTCCTTCAACGATTTAAAAGGATAACCAAGTATTTCTCTAGTCTTGGAGTTATCGATGGTGGGCATGGTCTTGTGGATGTCTTTGCCTGATCCAGGATTGCCAACCAGGATTTTACCCTTCAGTTGGGGAAAGTCTTCATTGACAATATCCTCCAAATCTTGATACGTAAATGGGCCGTTGGACAGAATCAGTCTTTTCCCAATGGCTTGCTCCTTTTGGAAGGCCGCGAGATGGGCCCTCGAGACATCTCTCACGTCAATATAGTTGCCGCGCATCCCCTGCAGGTACTGCGCCTCTGGCTTGCCGCGAACCAAGGCATTGATTAGCTCGCAGGATGAGCTCAAACGATCCTTAACCTCTTCGTCGAAAAGTTGCGGTCCGAAAACGTAGATCGGATTCACAGTGCTCAACTGGAACTTCACAACGTTTCTGTTCTCGCGCACAAAGTCCCAAGCTGCCGCTTCtgccagcttcttcgaaccGCAATACGCACTTATACCGTTCACCTGACAGCTTTCCCAGGTTGCAGGGTTCCATGACTCTTCGGTGTAGACGACTGACCCGTCGCCTTGATTCGAAGTGTCCACCACGGCAGCGCACGACGATGTTACCACCACTCGTTCAACCGACTTGGCAGCATACTTCTTGATCGCCTCTAGGATGTTCTTGGTACCGTTCACGGCAGGAATTAGCAGATCCTTCTCGTATTCCTTTGTGTTAATTGAGACTGGAGACGCCGTATGCAAGACAACCTTGATGTCTGCtccatatttcttgaagacgCTGTCAAAGGCGTTTGGTGCAGCGATGTCGGCCACGAGCTCCAAAGCGAGATTGGGGTTATTTCCGAAATGCTTCTTTAGCTTATCAGCTTTCTCTTGGGACCTGACGGTACCTATAACCTTGTAgttctgcttcagcaagtCGTTAACAATATATTGAGCAATGAAGCCGGTAGCACCGGAAACCAAAACTGTCATGTTTGTTGTAGAGTATTCTCTGACCTCTTCAAGGATGACTTTCCAGCTCGATCATGGTAGCAATTGCTTCCCCTTTATATACCCATAACCATCGGTGTCGCCCATTTCAGATGTTCAACAAGACATAGACAAGTCCTTGGACAATAAACTGCTCCTTGAAACGACTTAGCACCATAACCCAGAGAACATCACAGAGAACACTAGCCGGAAATATTTCCAAGCTTCACGAAAACACTAAAGGTTTAGTGTTTTCATCACATGGAAGTATCTACAGTAACCAAGGCTTGGCAACAAAGACCATTAGTAAGCCATTTAACGACTCCGCGGAATGCTTCCCAGCGGCCAGGGATATGATTGGGAACCTGAGGGGATGCTAATGAGTAAAATTATGTCCAGAGCTGAGCTGTCCTTTGAAAGTTTTCTAGAAATGGCCTGCAcgttcttcctcttgtaTTCATGCGACTACACCATTATAATCTTGTCGTCTCTGCGAGTGGCGAGGTAGGCCGCCATCCACCAAATTTATGCCCCATCAATGCCATAGTGTACTGCATTGTTACGAAGAGCAGGTTGATGCTGAAGTCCGTTCCGCAGTAAGTAAGTCACATTGTTAACATGCTTTATGCCTGCAGTACTGTGCGTTCGATCGTCGATCACCAGACTGGATTAACCCACATCAACCAGATGCTCACCGAAACCAATCAGCCAGCTAGCCTCTTGCCAGGTTCTTTATTGGTCCCGCTTGTCGCCAACCTTTTCCCCTCCAGAAGTATTCCTCATCGGTTCGCAAGCGTATGTAGCCGATCCGTCTAAAGAAATCGTCCCCTTCTGGTGGGTTATATCTTGCACATCGTTGTGGTTTTACTCAGATACTTGACTTTGATTTCCCATACGCAGCATTGCCAATCCATTGAGCCCATTCTCCGTAACGCTTTCTGGCAGTTATGCTGAAAAACCTCAAAGCCCTTTGCATCAATGATACTGAGCTTTGGCTTCTAGATTTCGCATCGAGATACAATGGCGATTCGTCTTTCTCGTTATGCTAATGCTTGGATTGTGTTAGAGGCAACCATCTCCGACTCTCGCCCGCTCATCTAATTTGATCGACTACAGCGGTTGCTAGAGGAAAATATTAAATGGAGTCGCCTTTACGTGATCAATCTGAGTTATCTGGTCCATCGTATCATAGAATGCTTCTGCTATATAAAGTATTCAGCCGGCTGCCATAGGAGTTAAATATATCTGTCTTGTCAGTAATGTGCGACAAAAAGAGCAGATAGTGTAAACCTCGTAAATTTCCTCACAAGTTACTCCGGAAATTGTTTGCTTCAGAAACACTATCAAGAAGTTACGAGAGCCTACTTGCAATTTTTGAGCAAAACTGCATATGGATCACTGTTAGACATATAATCAGAAATTATTTGACTAAAAAACTTAGAAAAATCATATCTAGGCGGACCAGAGGGCTAAGAGCAGCACTTTTTATCGGTACACTCGCATCCGGAAGAACATTTGCAAGCACAGGCCTGGCATTTGCAGAGTGTttcgcagcagcagccggATCTAACAATATTTTCTTGGACTGTAGCAACCATCCTTTATGATCGAATGAATCGATTTAATCTCCTGATCAATTCTGAAGAGCAATCGTTCAGATATGGTTTGTAGAATCGAGTAAGCACGGCTTTTTATATGTTTCGTGAAACTGTCAGCATTAACCACTCAGCCTATTGAGAGCCTTTAGTTGACAGCGGAGACGCACATGTCTCGTGTAGAAGATAATACTTTTGCAGCGTGCAGCGGTGCTTCGATGAGTCTTTTCTGCTGGCAAGCACTTTTAGCTGATTCGTTTTTGTTCGAGAAACCAAAACAAATGGCATGAGCACTCCGTTGTATCCTGAAGCTAAGCTCACCATTCTACAGACTCCTATCAGAATATGGAGCTATTTCAGCCTACTCGAGGACTGCTCTAGTGCCTCGGTTAGTCCCGGAACAGCTCTGCTAATATAGTCGCTTACACCTTAAACTTGGGATAACAACGTACCTGCTACGATATCGTGGACACAACGGTCGATGTCCAGGCTACGGCAGTTGCGGCAATGAGAATCTCAGTACAACAGAAATGGAGGACATGCATGGTGCTGTTGCCCACTTGCATAGTTTCATTCCGAGGAGACGCTGTTTATGGGTGCAGCTTTCAATGCTTTCCGGTCTATCGTCTCTCTGCGCATATGACTTACCAAAGTAGTCAGGGAACATTACCAGATGCGGTTCGCCGAATAGTGGAATAGATAAGTCTCTCGGTTTCACCTCAAAACATGCGAAGATGGTTGTCATGCTAGGTTGGTGGACAGATGTTTTGGTGATATGATAAAATGGTTCATCCTGCGGCAGCTGTTTGATGGTTTCTTGCAACTATCTTTCTCTATCGAGTGTCTGCTCGGTTTTCATCTTGGCATACTTGCCTAGGCACGCTTTTCCTAAAGCGGTATAGTATCTCGCTTGGTCGCGTGGCAACGCTCGGACCTTCCCAGCTTTTTTACGTCATAGCGCGCCTCTCTCCGCCAAGTCCTTCTGATAAGCGGATGAACTGACCATAACGCCTCTTACGGAAATACCATGAAAGCCTCAATTATTGTATAACGATGGGTTAGCGCTATGGGGATTGTAGATACTACTGGTATCTTAAGGAAAGGCTGTTCCCAACATCACCCAGGACGTTTTAATTGACGTTGTAAACTGGCCGTTCCATGGTGCCCTGAAATCTGAAATTCCAGAGGTAGCattctttcatcaagcatCAACTGCTGATACATGCCTGCAGACCGCATTGCATCCCCTGCATCACAGCGGCTCAAAGTAGAATCACATTATTAAGACATGTTTGAGAAGGTTTTGTTTTACTTAAACACTGGGTAAAGAGTAtatgaaaagcttcaaatttcAATTGCAAGCTGCAAGGAATATATACTCCTTTGTCAAAGAAATATGTGGTGAAAACTAACATATACAGCTTTTGCAagtcttgatcttgtttGGCAGTGTTGATTTTCACTGACCATAACCAAACAAAATGCCTTTTATACTATACAACAGTCCTGTAATTGAATTTCAGATCCACAAGACGATGAAAGATTTTTATTTTTAATCAGGATCCGATTACTTTGTGAGCAGTCCACGCAAAATTCGTAGATCATATTGATGAAACAAATCTCCTAAAATATAATACTAAACTGTGATGGCTAAGCAATCAGGAACTATTAGAATACTCTAAGCCCTTTCTGTATTTTGGTTTCGTTTCTGAGGATCATTCGAGATGGAGATTGTCTTTACCAGGGCTATAAGTTGGTATTAAAGTTTGACTCTGCTCGAGGTTTCAATATGCGCCAATTTTACGAGGATGGCTCAGAGCCAAAAAAATTGGATTTCAGGGGGGTCACTATCAATCCAGATGTTAGGTGTATTTTTATTTTCACAACCGCTGGTCCTGTTTAGCTTTAAGAATAAAAATATCACTGCTGGCGTCCAAGTTGAACTAAGCTAACTAGCCTCATATGTATACGTCTCAagctcaatctcagcaTTAGAGTTCCCAACTTGTATTCTGttgcaaacttttcatTGGCAGCACCGATTATGTTACATGCAATCGTTTCACACCTTCAGATTTAATATTACACCTTAATTTTCGGACCATAGTAATCAGATCCTGAATTCGTCTTGAACTGACT includes:
- a CDS encoding SDR family oxidoreductase, giving the protein MTVLVSGATGFIAQYIVNDLLKQNYKVIGTVRSQEKADKLKKHFGNNPNLALELVADIAAPNAFDSVFKKYGADIKVVLHTASPVSINTKEYEKDLLIPAVNGTKNILEAIKKYAAKSVERVVVTSSCAAVVDTSNQGDGSVVYTEESWNPATWESCQVNGISAYCGSKKLAEAAAWDFVRENRNVVKFQLSTVNPIYVFGPQLFDEEVKDRLSSSCELINALVRGKPEAQYLQGMRGNYIDVRDVSRAHLAAFQKEQAIGKRLILSNGPFTYQDLEDIVNEDFPQLKGKILVGNPGSGKDIHKTMPTIDNSKTREILGYPFKSLKETVDDTAAQILKKDGKL
- a CDS encoding aldo/keto reductase, with protein sequence MSDLFAPAPEPPTELGRLNLLSKTAGIKVSPLVLGAMSIGQAWSEALGSMDKESSFKLLDAYYEAGGNFIDTANNYQNEESEAWLGEWMESRKVRDQLVIATKFTTDYKSYEVGKGRSANFCGNNRRSLHVSVRDSLKKLKTDWIDILYVHWWDHMTSIEELMDSLHVLVQQGKVLYLGASDTPAWVVSAANYYAVSHGKTPFSVYQGRWNVMLRDFEREILPMARHFGMALVPWDVLGGGRFQTKESIEKRKDRGEKLRSFVQPPEQTEQEVKISSALENVAKEHGTHSITAIALAYVRSKGTNVFPLVGGRKVEHLKDNIAALSIKLTSEQVSYLESVVPFDIGFPNNFVGEDPAISGKLPFASAASYKLNFDSLQFK
- a CDS encoding NAD(P)H-dependent oxidoreductase translates to MKVLIVLAHPEKASLTSSLAMLAKETFESQGDEVKVSDLYGLGWKSNVDKEDFPGNNSDRLFVCDASKKATRSNSLTEDVVEEQKKLLWCDTLFLVFPLWWFSMPAILKGWVERVFSYGVGYGVGVHDSTHWGDRYGEGTFAGKKAMVITLAGGWESHYSARGINGPIEDLLFPINHGILYYSGFDVLPPLVAYRSDSVDDSSFKKLSLKLKERIISLQETKPIAYKRQNYGDYTIPALELKGDIGCGCGGFSLHIKN